From Vitis vinifera cultivar Pinot Noir 40024 chromosome 5, ASM3070453v1, the proteins below share one genomic window:
- the LOC100254528 gene encoding F-box protein PP2-B10, whose amino-acid sequence MGDLSKCEMEGVKCITELPEECMSHILSLTSPRDAARSAVLSSEFRSAANSDVVWGSFLPSGFEEIISKLESPLVFSSKKDLYLHFCNGPFLLKDNTKSFWLDKATGKKCYMLGGRELSISLENVTSYWRWMPQPSSRVPAVAKLMIDCSLKIKGKMKSRMLSPSTTYVGYLLFKVASPEEVCVRWGWNAGLGGYGGDFRRVHTSEQQQQYEEEVPHMRKDGWLELEMGSFFNDKNEDDELEMEMRNFHIRTPKSGLILEGVELRPTPTPTP is encoded by the exons taaGTGTGAAATGGAGGGAGTAAAGTGTATCACAGAGCTGCCAGAGGAATGCATGTCCCATATCCTTTCACTGACTTCACCACGGGATGCGGCCAGATCCGCAGTGCTTTCATCGGAATTTCGGTCAGCTGCCAATTCAGATGTTGTGTGGGGCTCATTTTTGCCATCAGGTTTTGAAGAAATCATATCAAAGTTGGAGTCTCCATTAGTCTTTTCTTCAAAGAAAGACCTCTATCTCCATTTCTGCAATGGGCCTTTTCTCTTGAAGGACAACACTAAG AGCTTTTGGCTAGACAAAGCAAcaggaaaaaaatgttatatgcTCGGAGGAAGAGAGCTCTCAATTTCATTGGAAAATGTTACTAGTTACTGGAGATGGATGCCTCAGCCTAGTTCCAG AGTGCCGGCAGTAGCGAAGCTTATGATTGACTGTAGCCtgaaaataaagggaaagaTGAAGAGTAGGATGTTGAGCCCGAGCACCACGTATGTTGGCTATCTTTTGTTTAAGGTGGCATCCCCAGAAGAGGTGTGTGTGAGATGGGGTTGGAATGCAGGACTAGGAGGATATGGTGGAGATTTTAGGAGGGTACACACTTCAGAACAGCAACAACAATATGAGGAGGAGGTTCCCCACATGAGAAAAGACGGGTGGTTGGAGCTTGAGATGGGGAGCTTCTTTAATGAcaaaaatgaagatgatgagCTAGAGATGGAGATGAGAAATTTCCACATCCGCACTCCTAAGTCTGGCCTCATTCTAGAAGGCGTTGAGCTTAGACCAACCCCAACCCCAACCCCATGA